A stretch of the Tannerella serpentiformis genome encodes the following:
- a CDS encoding YkvA family protein yields MDRNESNEERNLPLRQLEEATSYSKYYDDKRFWRKVRRIAQKVGGSVLKPVLLLFYMMKSDSVSLKDKAYIVGALGYFVLPIDIVPDFLAGLGYTDDLAVITLLIKYLKDNITPEIEMRVDAKIRDLMETKEEQEQEKEQPQV; encoded by the coding sequence ATGGATAGGAACGAATCAAACGAAGAAAGGAATCTGCCTCTTCGGCAGCTTGAGGAGGCTACATCGTACAGCAAGTATTACGACGACAAACGTTTCTGGCGCAAGGTGCGGCGCATAGCACAGAAGGTGGGCGGAAGCGTGCTGAAACCTGTGCTACTGCTGTTTTACATGATGAAGAGCGATTCGGTTTCGCTCAAGGACAAGGCCTACATCGTCGGCGCGCTGGGCTACTTTGTGCTGCCGATCGACATCGTGCCCGACTTTCTGGCCGGGCTGGGCTACACGGACGACTTGGCCGTGATCACGCTCCTGATTAAGTATCTCAAGGACAACATTACGCCCGAGATCGAGATGCGAGTCGACGCTAAGATCCGCGACCTGATGGAAACCAAAGAGGAGCAGGAACAGGAAAAAGAGCAGCCGCAGGTGTAA
- a CDS encoding MATE family efflux transporter, giving the protein MALDLTRGAVWRVIPAFALPLLVGNLTQQVYNLTDSVIVGRFLGKEALAAVSASFFIYYFIISLAIGVGSGITVVVSQRFGARDHAAVRRAFSSFLLFAIVAGAVLSVVGVVGADAFFRLTRTPPEVMPYALRYFRVYAAGTLFFILFYSALSILRGIGDSVRPMRFVLATAVLNIAFDLLFILVFRWDIEGAAAATVLAQACGVALVIRRIRRHDLLSLRRRDLVFDRPLFLQGVRIGIPTGVQQCAIAIGLVALLGIVNGFGADTLTAYGAAGKIDSIIVQIILTLAGALSAFCGQNIGAGRFDRVHAGVRFAMLFNVCLCLVVLAAILVFGRQMMGAFTEDAAVVAIGQEYLTILGAVLVFHGALSILNGAMRGAGDTFFAMVTGIVSFWLIRIPLATLFSRAWGRVGIWWAIAASITLAFIATLIYYRTGRWKRRL; this is encoded by the coding sequence ATGGCTCTTGACTTGACGCGCGGAGCGGTATGGCGGGTGATCCCCGCCTTCGCGCTGCCGCTGCTGGTGGGCAACCTGACGCAGCAGGTGTACAACCTGACCGACAGCGTCATCGTGGGGCGCTTCCTGGGCAAGGAGGCGCTGGCCGCCGTCTCGGCCTCTTTCTTCATCTATTACTTCATCATCTCTCTGGCCATCGGCGTGGGGAGCGGCATCACCGTCGTCGTCTCGCAGCGCTTCGGCGCCCGCGATCACGCGGCAGTGCGGCGTGCCTTCTCGTCCTTTCTGCTCTTTGCGATCGTGGCCGGGGCGGTGCTCTCCGTCGTTGGCGTCGTCGGTGCCGACGCGTTCTTTCGGCTCACCCGCACGCCGCCCGAGGTGATGCCCTACGCCTTGCGGTACTTCCGCGTCTACGCCGCCGGCACCCTCTTCTTCATCCTCTTCTACAGCGCCCTCTCCATCCTGCGCGGCATCGGCGACTCGGTGCGGCCCATGCGTTTCGTGCTGGCTACGGCCGTGCTCAACATCGCGTTCGATCTGCTTTTCATCCTCGTTTTTCGTTGGGACATCGAGGGCGCCGCCGCGGCCACCGTCCTGGCGCAAGCCTGTGGCGTGGCGTTAGTCATCCGGCGTATCCGCCGCCACGATCTGCTCTCGCTCCGCCGCCGCGACCTCGTTTTCGACCGCCCACTCTTCCTCCAAGGCGTCCGCATCGGCATCCCCACCGGCGTGCAGCAATGCGCCATCGCCATCGGGCTTGTCGCCCTCTTAGGCATCGTCAACGGCTTCGGCGCCGACACGCTCACGGCCTATGGTGCGGCGGGCAAGATCGACTCCATCATCGTGCAGATCATCCTCACGCTCGCCGGTGCCCTGTCGGCCTTCTGCGGACAAAACATCGGCGCCGGCCGCTTCGATCGCGTGCATGCCGGCGTACGCTTCGCCATGCTCTTCAACGTCTGCCTGTGTCTCGTTGTGCTGGCCGCCATCTTGGTCTTTGGCCGGCAGATGATGGGCGCCTTCACCGAGGATGCGGCCGTGGTGGCCATCGGGCAGGAATATTTGACGATACTCGGCGCCGTGCTCGTCTTCCACGGCGCGCTCAGCATCCTCAACGGCGCCATGCGTGGCGCGGGCGACACCTTCTTTGCGATGGTCACGGGCATCGTCTCCTTTTGGCTCATACGCATCCCACTGGCCACCCTCTTCAGCCGTGCGTGGGGTCGCGTGGGCATCTGGTGGGCCATTGCGGCCAGCATCACGCTCGCCTTTATCGCCACGCTCATCTATTACCGCACCGGGCGATGGAAACGGAGGCTCTGA
- a CDS encoding MBL fold metallo-hydrolase, which yields MTLRFMSLASGSSGNCYYVGTADYGILVDAGIGLRTIRKALRQADIDFDRILAVLVTHDHGDHIKTVGCLGERCHIPVYATERVHTGINRSRYVDEPLRTAGRVIEKGVPFTIRDLTIEAFEIPHDSSDCVGYFITCGPHRLVIASDIGQPTDTIARYVARARHLVLEANYDEDMLRHGRYPYFLKERVAGPGGHLSNREAADLLAAHRAPDLRHVWLCHLSRENNRPELAYETVSRRLTEAGIRIAPDTIRLDVLQRNAPSDLFILD from the coding sequence ATGACCCTCCGCTTCATGAGTCTGGCCAGCGGCAGCAGTGGCAACTGCTACTACGTTGGCACCGCTGACTACGGCATCCTCGTCGACGCCGGCATCGGACTGCGCACCATCCGTAAGGCGCTCCGCCAGGCCGACATCGACTTCGACCGCATCCTGGCTGTGCTCGTCACCCACGACCACGGCGACCACATCAAGACCGTCGGCTGCCTCGGCGAACGCTGCCATATCCCTGTCTACGCCACCGAACGCGTGCACACCGGCATCAATCGCAGTCGATACGTCGACGAGCCCCTCCGCACCGCCGGGCGCGTGATCGAAAAGGGCGTGCCCTTCACCATCCGCGATCTCACCATCGAGGCCTTCGAGATCCCGCACGACAGCAGCGACTGTGTCGGATACTTCATCACCTGCGGCCCGCACCGCCTGGTGATCGCCTCGGACATCGGCCAGCCGACGGACACGATCGCGCGCTACGTGGCCCGCGCCCGACACCTCGTCCTCGAGGCCAACTACGACGAGGATATGCTCCGTCATGGCCGCTACCCCTACTTCCTCAAGGAGCGCGTCGCCGGCCCCGGCGGCCACCTCAGCAACCGCGAGGCGGCTGACCTCCTGGCCGCTCACCGCGCGCCCGACTTGCGCCACGTCTGGCTCTGCCACCTCAGCCGCGAGAACAACCGCCCCGAGCTGGCCTACGAGACCGTCAGCCGGCGACTCACGGAGGCCGGCATCCGCATCGCGCCCGACACGATCCGCCTCGATGTCCTCCAACGCAACGCCCCCTCCGACCTCTTCATTTTGGACTGA